From the Macaca nemestrina isolate mMacNem1 chromosome 2, mMacNem.hap1, whole genome shotgun sequence genome, the window aactcatgggctgaagtgagcctcccacctcagtctccagagtacctaggactacaggcctgtgccattatgcccagctaatttttagtattttttgtggagatgggggtaaGGGGTAGTGGGAGGGTATTGGGGggcaggtctcactatgttgcccaggctggtctcaaactcctgggctcaagtgatcctcctgccttggtctcccgaagtgctgggattacaggagtgggccactgtgcccaatctGTGTTTCTCAACAAGCTGCTTTTTAAAGTCTATGTTAAGGAAACCCCTTCAGGTTTTGTAAACCAGGTATACCCCAATCAGGTAGACAGCATAATTGCATTCATTGGGCTAGACCTCATCCCTACTCAGGGCTTCTGCACTTGCAGTATTGTCTGCATGCAATTCTCATCCCTCAGTTTTCATCTGGATGTGTCCTCATTCTTTGCAAGGGTCACCCCCCTCTTTGCAAACCTCActttcccaatttaaaaatagctgcTTCCAGTCACTCTCAATCACATTAATATTTCATTTCCTCTGTAGTACTTACCAtatattcctgggataaacccaAATTTGTTCTAGTTTATTGTCCTTTCTTCCCCACTTGACTGGATTTGttttgctgatattttatttaagagttttatgtatataaatttacaagaaaaaaacaaccccatcaaaaagtgggcaaaggatatgaacagacatttctcaaaagaagacattcatacagccaacagacacatgaaaaaatgctcatcatcactggccatcagagaaatgcaaatcaaaaccacaatgagataccatctcacaccagttagaatggcgatcattaaaaagtcaggaaacaacaggtgctggagaggatgtggagaaataggaacacttttacactgttggtgggactgtaaactagttcaaccattatggaaaacagtatggcgattcttcaaagatctagaactagatgtaccatatgacccagccatcccattactgggtatatacccaaaggattataaatcatgctgctataaagacacatgcacacgtatgtttattgcggcactattcacaatagcaaagacttggaatcaacccaaatgtccatcagtgacagactggattaagaaaatgtggcacatatacaccatggaatactatgcagccataaaaaaggatgagtttgtgtcctttgtagggacatggatgcagctggaaaccatcattcttagcaaactatcacaagaacagaaaaccaaacaccgcatgttctcactcataggtgggaactgaacaatgagatcacttggactcaggaaggggaacatcacacactggggcctatcatggggaggggggaggggggagggattgcattgggagttatacctgatgtaaatgacgagttgatgggtgcagcacaccaacctggcacatgtatacatatgtaacaaacctgcacgttatgcacatgtaccctagaacttaaagtataataataataataaaaaaaagagttttatgtatatattaatcaGAACAGGACCAAATTTCTTCTCTGAAATCCCTCTGTAGTTATTATCCCCTTTGAATGAGTTGGGGGAAATATGCCCTCTTGTTCTCTTTTCTGATGGAGATGAGACAGAAACAATTTAGTTCTTGAAAGTTTGGTGGAACCCTCCTTTAAATCCCTCTGGTAATAGTGTGGTTATAATTATAAgtactgtttttcttctttttctttcttttccttctttttttttttttttttttttttttttttttttttttttttttttttttgagacggagcctcattctgttgcccaggctggagtgcggtggcatgatcatggctcactgcaacctctgcctcctgggttcaagcgattctcctgcctcagcctcctgagtggttgggactacaggtgggtaccaccatgccaggctaatttttgtatttttagcagagacggggtttcaggctggtctcaaactcctgacctcaggtgatctgcccacctctgcctcccaaaagtgctgggattacagccgtgagccaccgtgcctggccataagtagtcttctttctttttgagattattaaaggaagtttttttttcttcctcttagaACTTTATCATTTCATCTAAGTTTCCAAACTAAGTTACTCTTGGAGGTTTTTGGGCTGTGTAATGGGTTCATGCATATTCATTATATTAAAACATAGGACATTTAAAAGGGCCACTCTTGGACTAACGATGGCAGCATATCTTAAATCAAGGATTATAAGTAACCTGAATCTATAATCTCAAGTTCTATTGAAAATGCATATTTGTTCAAACTATGAGGGAGTGAATCTATCTTGGTGCCCAGGGGCAAACATTTGGAAGAAGATCCTTGAAGAACTCTGTAATTTTCTGGGGTACTGGGCCTACAGTACCCCAGAATGTTAGGCCCCCTATTTGTCCAGAATTAAGAAAAAGCCACACCAAGTTTCCAATAGAACATAACAGGCAGCAGAGAAGACAGAGACTGAAGGAGCTCCTGGGGGAGATGGAATTGTGACAAACGAAACCAGTGAGCCGAAATCAAGGCTAGCCCTGTGGCATGACTGGCTCTTGAGCAAGTGACATTATTATGTGACGTATTATATGTCTGGATCATTACTATGCTAAAATAAGTAGATTAAAATGAAAGGATTTTCCAAACAAATGTGGGAGGGAAAGCATTATGAAGTTTTCAGATATCATTAGCTATAACAAAGTTCAGAATGAATCATGACACCAtgcaaaatgggaaaatatttgcaagcaaGGAGAGGGTGGAGATGCCAGAACCTGTAAATTTACGCCAGCTGAGCACTCACTGTGGGGGCACTTGGCAAATGGATTTACTATTTTGCCAACACCAGTAAAGTGTTACAAAATTGCAACAGAATTTCTATGCaaacaattgttttttaaaagggtCCCTACATCGACTAATGCAATTCAGTTTTTTTCTGGGTAAGTACAAAGCCAGaaactaaatgaaaaatattagaaattatttttcttggaaGCATGTTGAATATTAAAATTGAGAATTACTTTCCTCCCCAAATCCCTCTCTCTCCCATCAGTCTTTTCATGCACCAACGTAACTTTAGTTTTCGTGGGAAAAGTGGTGAGTGAATAAGGGGCATGGGCATTTGAGAGAGCAGGCGAAGAGGAGGCTGGGGGatccagaaaaggaaaagatgggGAGTCGTTCAATTGAATTCTGCCACTTTCATCTGTTAACAGGGATTCTTGCCTGTCTCGACCCACTCCCAGAGGCAATGTTACATTATCTGAGAAAGCTGGATATAAAATTTGAGCTCTACTGTCCCTGTCCCAACCCCCCTCCCCAggagaaaaaattagctgaactgTACTCATGGCATTACGGGTTTTTCTGGAAAACAAGGATAAATCAAGttctttgaacatttttctcCCCTGAAACTAAATCCATAAAAAGAGCGTTAAAAACCCATGGAAAGCGAGTTAAGTGACTTTTCGTCTTTGTACTCAGGGAATTCTGTAAGACCCACAGAAGAATAATGGCGCAAACAGCAATATTTTAATGTTGGAACGGTCCTCTGAAAAGTCTGCCCAAAATGCTACAAAGATAATTGTGCAGTAACTTTGATAAACTTCTAAAAACTCTGTTGGGACAGGAGGCAACAAAACTCCTCCAGATCAGCGAGCGTTCTGTTTATCCGAGGGTGCTGAGCCTGAGGCCCCCGCAGCGATTCCCTTTTTCGGCCCTTGGAGGCCTGAACTCAGGTCTAATCTTCCGTGTGCGCGTTCTGATACTCAGCCACCGTTCAATCTCCAGAGGCTGTTACAACtgtccccattctacagatgaagtTGAGGCTACGGCTTAGTGTtcttggggagggagggagttgcggggagagagagaagctttTCCTCATAACCTTAAACAAAAGTACTTAAACCCAAAGCAActgaaaaatgattttctttcaaCAACGGTGTTTCTTTTGGGGTCAAGTTCTTTTATCTCATCTACAAAACCAAGAAGCGGGACAAGTATTTTACTGCAAATTGGAATGGGGCGTTCCCCTCCCCCATCACCCCAATTCCAGAGGACGTCAATCACAGTGGACGCAGCACCGCGAGCGGAAATGCGGAGAGCATCAGCGTGGGGCACAATGAAACAAGAGCAGCCCCGGCCAGAGGTCCAGTAAAGCGGAAAGACGGCCCCGCCCGCATACCCCTCCGGAAAACTGAAGCGTCTCCTCTGACCCCCAAGGTCAGAAAGATTTATTACTTCCTTCGAGAAGGAGCAGCCACAGACCCGCTAGAGAGGGCTGGCAGGGTGTCGGAAGCCAGAGAACGGCGCTCCGCGTCCTCTCACTGCTCCAGGGCGCGGGGGTGTCCTCAGTGCCCGGAGAGGCTGGCAGTGTCGGCCCTGAGGGAAGCAAGGAGCGGACGGCCGACGGGATTTCTGCCCAAACTTTATCACCAACTCTTTCTGAGAGCAAAAACATGAGGCCGAGTCCGGCAGCTGCACGCAGAATTCAAGCCTCTGGCAGCTCTCGGCACCGACGCGCTCCGAATCCCGCATTCGCATCCCGGCGCTTTGCGCGCAGAGAGCTACGCCTTCGGACCGGTGGACTGCAGCCCCAGCGCATCGCGGTAAAGCGGGTCACATTTTCACCCCCGAGGCGGTGGCTGTGGGAGCCGGCGCGGCgttgggggcgggggcggggccggcgaCGGGGGTGGGCCGCGCGGCGGAGGGGAGGAGCCGCGGCGACAGACGGCGGCGCGCACCAACCGGGCGCCGGCTGGCAGGAGCCGCGCAGAGGCTGGCCCGAGCGCGTTGCGGTCGCCCGGCGTAGGGGGAGTCGGGTAGCAGCATCCTCCCGGGCGCCGCTTtcgcgcggcggcggcggctgcggctGCGGCGGGGTCTTTCTTTGCTTAGACATCTCGTTGGCTAGAAGCGGCTGGTACTGGGGGCGGGGCGGGTCGGGCAGTACTGCCCACCTGGGTTTTCTTGCCTAGCGCTGTGTGTTCAGGGTCCTTTGGGCCAGTCGGAGGCTGCGGAGCGGCGGGGGTTGCCTGCGCTGCCCGCCCGGGCATCCTCCTGGTGATGGaagcagccgccgccgccgctgtgGGGTCGCGCTGTGCCCCATCCACCGCTGCCAGAGAGGTGGGAAAATTCGCCGCACGGAGGCCGAAAGCGAGAGGGGCTGCGCCGCTATGCCGGGAGCTGAGTCCCATATAAGCAGCCCCCAGCCATCGCCCCCAGCCGGCTTCATTCCCCTGAGCGAGGCAGGAAGCTGCGGTCCCGAGAGAGCGAAGGAGACGTCGCTGGAGCCGGGACGCTCCGGGTTCGGTGGAGCGCTGAGCGGGGCTCCGGGCCGGGTGAAAGTTTTTCTTCCCGAGCCGCAGGGCGCCCGCTGCCCGGAAACTCTGCGCAGGGATAAGTCGGCCGACTCCTCCGTCCCCTCGAAGGTGCGGGGACCCACAGCGGAAGCGAGAGGGAGCGAAATCGAGGAACGAGTGACAGCCGGACAGTCCGCCGGGCGGTGATCCGGGGCCGCTCCCGGACGCGCCCTCGGCTCCAGGTGAGCGGAGGAACCGGGCAGAACCGAGGGTGGGCGTTACTTAGGAGGAGAAGGCTGGGAGGGAGATTGGGGCGCATCCGCTCACTCCGCTTCCCCTCGCAGGTCCTTCCCGGAGCCGCTGCCATGGGAGAGCCAGCCTTGGGCGCTGGGGACCAGCCGCCGCGCCCACCTCGGAGTCGCGGCCCGAGTCCCGGCGCCAGCAGCCAGCCCGCTGCGTTGCACCCTTCCCGGGCTGCAGGGCTGCCTCCGCCGCGCCGCCGGCCCGGATTGTGCCTGTGATGAGCCGCAGCCCACCGCGAGCTCTGCCCCCGGGCGCGCTCCCTCGGCTGCTCCACGCTGCGCCTGCAGCCGCGCCGCGTGCCCTGCTCCCGCAGTGGCCCCGGCGCCCAGGACGCCGCTGGCCTGCGTCCCCTCTCGGAATGAAGGTGTTCCGTAGGAAGGCGCTGGTGTTGTGCGCGGGCTATGCACTGCTGCTGGTGCTCACCATGCTCAACCTCCTGGACTACAAGTGGCACAAGGAGCCGCTGCAGCAGTGCAACCCCGACGGGCCGCTGGGTGCCGCAGCAGGGGCAGCTGGAGGCAGCTGGGGGCGCCCGGGGCCTCCTCCGGCCGCGCCGCCCCGTGCTCATGCCCGTTTGGACCTCCGCACTCCGTACCGACCTCCCGCTGCCGCCGTCGGGGCGGCTCCTGCAGCCGCGGCAGGGATGGCGGGGTTTGCGGCCCCTGCAGGCAATGGCACTCGGGGCACCGGGAGCGTCGGGGACAAGCGGCAGCTGGTGTACGTGTTCACCACGTGGCGCTCTGGCTCGTCGTTCTTCGGCGAGCTATTCAATCAGAATCCCGAGGTGTTCTTTCTCTACGAGCCAGTGTGGCATGTATGGCAAAAACTGTATCCGGGGGACGCGGTTTCCCTGCAGGGGGCAGCGCGGGACATGCTGAGCGCTCTGTACCGCTGCGACCTCTCTGTCTTCCAACTGTATAGCCCCGCGGGCAGCGGGGGGCGCAACCTCACCACGCTGGGCATCTTCGGCGCAGCCACCAACAAGGTAGTGTGCTCGTCACCACTCTGCCCCGCCTACCGCAAGGAGGTTGTGGGGTTGGTGGACGACCGCGTGTGCAAGAAGTGCCCGCCGCAGCGCCTGGCGCGTTTCGAGGAGGAATGCCGCAAGTACCGCACGCTAGTCATAAAGGGTGTGCGCGTCTTCGACGTGGCGGTGTTGGCGCCACTGCTGCGAGACCCGGCCCTGGACCTCAAGGTCATCCACCTGGTGCGTGATCCCCGCGCAGTGGCGAGCTCACGGATCCGCTCGCGCCACGGCCTCATCCGTGAGAGCCTACAGGTGGTGCGCAGCCGAGACCCGCGAGCTCACCGCATGCCCTTCCTGGAGGCAGCGGGCCACAAACTTGGCGCCAAGAAGGAGGGCGTGGGCGGCCCCGCGGACTACCACGCTCTGGGCGCTATGGAGGTCATCTGCAATAGTATGGCTAAGACGCTGCAGACAGCCCTCCAGCCCCCTGACTGGCTGCAGGGCCACTACCTGGTGGTGCGGTACGAGGACCTGGTGGGAGACCCCGTCAAGACACTACGGAGAGTGTACGATTTTGTGGGACTGTTGGTGAGCCCCGAAATGGAGCAGTTTGCCCTGAACATGACCAGTGGCTCGGGCTCCTCCTCCAAACCTTTCGTGGTATCTGCACGCAATGCCACGCAGGCCGCCAATGCCTGGCGGACCGCCCTCACCTTCCAGCAGATAAAACAGGTGGAGGAGTTTTGCTACCAGCCCATGGCCGTCCTGGGCTATGAGCGGGTCAACAGTCCTGAAGAGGTCAAAGACCTCAGCAAGACCCTGCTTCGGAAGCCCCGTCTCTGAAAGCGGGGAGACCTGATGCCCTGTGATGATACCTATAAAGAGGATTGTAGTGTGTTTAAACAAACACAGTCCAGACTCAAACAGAGGAAGCCCACATACTctattatagatatataaataatcACACAGACACTTGCTGTCAGTGTTTTGAGTCAGTGCATTTCAAGGAACAGCCAcgaaatacacacatacacccctcAGAAAAGGCAAGACTTGAACGTTCTGTCCAGGTgcccctcttctcctctcctttgcTTTCTCTTGTCGTCCTTCTCCTATTTCTTACCCTGCCCTCCACCTGCCTTCCATTTTGAAGTGGGATGTTCATGAAATCAAGTTCCAGTAACCCAAATCTTGTTTACAAAATTTTCGTGGTATCTGTGAACATGTAAGAGTAATTtggatgtgggggtgggggtggagaaagGGGAAGTGGTCCAGAAAGAAAAAGCCCCATTGGGCATGATAAGCCGAGGAGGCATTCTTCTAAAGTCGACTTTTGTGTAAAAAGCAAAGGTTACATGTGagtattaataaagaaaataataaataatattcttttttatatttgccTCCATTACTTTGGATTCACCTGTGTTACTTGTCCTCAGCTTCAGATAGaatcttcctcccctcccttgtTTCCATTTTTCCAGTCTCTTTCCTGAAAGGCAGCTAAACTGGGTGGGAGCAATTTTTGTCTCCTTGGTAATAACCTGGGGGATGTTTTCTCACATGTAAATCTCAGCCTGTTAGGTGCCCAGGAATGAAACACATCTTTGAATTCTAAAGGCAGAAACCAAACAGGGCAGTGGAAGAAAAAGCACACTCTTTTCTTCAACTTTGAACACAACAAGAAGCAACTCCTTCAGGACTTGAAAgcatttggtttttcattcctctTCAGTTAAGATGGGGAACCTTGAAGCAGAGACCAATGTTTTGGTGCTGAGGTTGGTTcagaaaaaggattttttaaaaaagtatgtaatttttaaaagtctgattaTTAGAACACAGACCTCAGAAAGTAGTGTGACCATATTGCTGGCAATGGTAGCAGCTTCTTTGGTTTAGCAAAGTGACAGAAGTATCTGTTTGGAGTGTTTTTCTGACTATGACACGGTATGTGGAGGTGGATGAAAGCAGTGAAGTTTCATCTGAGAACCGTAAgggcttttccttttctttcttgcttcccATTTAAATTAGTGCAGGAGGGAATATGAATTTATGATGTTTTACTTGGGATGCCTGTGGAGTATGTTGCTTTTCTTTATCATGTTTCCTAAAAGTGAATTTGCAAAGAAAGTAACATGCTGCAGACAGTATAAGGCTTCAGCCAAGAGCTGCTTTTAGATACGATAATGAATTGTGgtaaagaggaaatgaaaatgaaCTAGTGTGTAGGATTTTGAAATTTGGTATTTTCCAAGGAGAAAACCATTAAATTTTCCTGTAGTGGTTATGATGTTGTGTTCTGAACCCATTTGGTACTGAAACATTCTGCAGAATGTCATAGTATGGGAAAAAATTATGAAGCCCAAATGGGAACAAGAGACAGTGTAGTTGTATATTACAGTAAATACAGTACAAGTTCATTAGCATCATGGTTTTATTTTACTATGATTTTTTATGAGATCTCTGAAAGCCAGCATGTATAGGTTAAATGCTGAGAATTTTATTTTAGGgaaaagatgataaaaataatatgtacGTGGGGGAATACTTTAACACATGATGATTCTTAAGTATAATTACCATTGCAATGCGAAATCTAGCTACACTGGTAAGAATTCCAAGATAAAGAAGCATAAAGGTTTAAAAAGGGGTGTATTTAGAAATGAATTTTATAACACAATCTAGAATGGTTATTTCTTAATTTACTGAAATAGTTTTTAGTATTGTGTTTCCGAAGCCAGATTACAGCTCTAATACATTGATcatgttttccatatttttgtgGTAGTGCCTATGCTGAATTAGCTTCACCAGCAGTAGAATATTTGTAATAGATTTAATTTaagaatactttaaaattaaatgaacaaaataattaatGTCGAATGACTAGATGAAACAGATTTAACAGGAAATTAAGATAGCAGCATTAAAAAGCAACCACTCTGAATAAAATAACcatttataaacaaattttgtGTGGCATTAGAATCAGCTCTTATCAATCACAGTGAAATTCATGCCTAATTGTTGAGTGAAGGATTTTCAAGCAGTTGAATTCATTCTTCTTTCAGCCTATCTAAGGACTTGGACTGTGTTAAAGTAGAATTACGATGGTTTGGATCttgtatttaaaacaatattagaTGCTAGATAGAGCCTTTGCAGCTGGCAGAGCATTTGTGGCCTCTTCTCAGATGAAATTTTAAGCTAAACACCAACAGATCCTCAGCTTGCTCTGTTTGAACAGGGTTTCTGTTCGTAATCTCCTTGTTTTGTAGCAGCTGCATTCTCTCCACTCTGCCACTCCTGTGCTCTGTAATTTGAAAAGGTGAATTGTTGCTCCTGGAGATTTGTACCTAGCTGCCTTCTAGGAAAGTGAGACAGGTGTTGTTCCCACTAAGGGCTGCTATAGTCATATCAGTGACATTCAGCTTCCGAAGGTTTGAGAAGGAGAGAGTAGCATTTTTGGCGTTAACAAGCTTCTGTCAACCCCTAGTACAAGCAGACCTGTGCTATGACAAATTGCAACAGAGTCTGTGACCATTTTTGAGGCAGCAAATATGAAAGAGATGCTTTCACATTTCCCAAGCTGGCAATATGTCCGTCAGCAAGAGAAAATATCTTTAGAGCAGGTTGTCAGagtgattttcattttcaaattctgCTCAACTGATAGCACTCCTGACTTACCCCTTGACTTTGGAATGCCTTTGTTAATGAGGAAGctgtatttataaaacaaagtttACCCGGTGCATTTGGTCAACAAATTTGAGTTTGGAACAAGGCAGAGGCACAGGCTGAGAGCTTAAATTTCAAGGAGCTCAGAGCCACTCAAAGACCTCATTCAGACTGGCAGAGATACCTTGCAGGCAGGGGCCAGAGCAAATCTATACCCTTCAGTGTCCACCACATAGTgcatgataaatatttattaaataagtgaatgaaatatGCAACtactaaattttgaaaatacttgGAAGGGAGAGAGTGGAAGAATGTATTATCTGTGTGGAGAAAATGCCAGCCTGTTCAGTAAAGTTTGCTGAAGGAAATAAGCCATAGGCTCTAATTAGATGTGGGGAGTGAGCAATAGGAATATCTTAAGGATTTCCAGGGCAACTGTTTATAGACTGTTTCCCACCGATGAATTAGAGACAAAACGCAGAATTTCTAAGTGTGGAGAGGTAAATGTTTGAAGTAAGGAATTTGATTGTTACTGTTTTCCCAGTTGCATGAACACCATAAGGGTGGGGATCAGAATAAACCTGCAGAGCACATGTTGTCTGGGTGTGTAAGGGAGGGCTAAAAAGCTGTTTATTTTTGCAGAAGTCATGTGGCACTTATTGTTTTGAGTGCTGTGAATGTGTAGTTTGATGGATTGtgatgtattaggttggtgcaagcgtgattgtggtttttgtcattgaaagtaatggcaaaaactgcaattacatttgcacccACCTAATAGATTTTCTGCAGGTATAGGGATGGTTACTTTCAGGAAGTTTGTCCTATTGTGGATGCTGAATGAGACAATGGCTGCCTGTTTCCGTACATTCCCTGCTTGGACACAGCCAGTTCTGTCCAGGATTTCTGTTGCACACAGTACAGTTGCAGCTGGA encodes:
- the LOC105470008 gene encoding carbohydrate sulfotransferase 2; translated protein: MSRSPPRALPPGALPRLLHAAPAAAPRALLPQWPRRPGRRWPASPLGMKVFRRKALVLCAGYALLLVLTMLNLLDYKWHKEPLQQCNPDGPLGAAAGAAGGSWGRPGPPPAAPPRAHARLDLRTPYRPPAAAVGAAPAAAAGMAGFAAPAGNGTRGTGSVGDKRQLVYVFTTWRSGSSFFGELFNQNPEVFFLYEPVWHVWQKLYPGDAVSLQGAARDMLSALYRCDLSVFQLYSPAGSGGRNLTTLGIFGAATNKVVCSSPLCPAYRKEVVGLVDDRVCKKCPPQRLARFEEECRKYRTLVIKGVRVFDVAVLAPLLRDPALDLKVIHLVRDPRAVASSRIRSRHGLIRESLQVVRSRDPRAHRMPFLEAAGHKLGAKKEGVGGPADYHALGAMEVICNSMAKTLQTALQPPDWLQGHYLVVRYEDLVGDPVKTLRRVYDFVGLLVSPEMEQFALNMTSGSGSSSKPFVVSARNATQAANAWRTALTFQQIKQVEEFCYQPMAVLGYERVNSPEEVKDLSKTLLRKPRL